A genome region from Sphingorhabdus sp. SMR4y includes the following:
- a CDS encoding PLDc N-terminal domain-containing protein, which translates to MEYGIIGLLILALDIWALLSVWGSGSSTGGKIIWSLIILILPVIGLILWFFVGPRGSARAI; encoded by the coding sequence ATGGAATATGGAATTATTGGACTTCTGATCTTGGCTCTGGATATCTGGGCGCTGCTGAGCGTCTGGGGCAGCGGATCCTCGACCGGCGGCAAAATCATCTGGTCGCTGATCATCCTGATCCTGCCGGTTATCGGTCTGATTTTGTGGTTCTTCGTTGGACCACGAGGCAGCGCACGGGCAATCTAG
- a CDS encoding YidH family protein, with the protein MATDTSSTDLASERTDLAEDRTEWAEDRTIMANERTFAGWMRTGLAAVGIGLGFNALFGKLEPPWLPKAIATLFMIIGIFIFWVAQRNGCAVQDRLNSHQATPVKPINMQIISGLMASGAIALIVAIWTMNFDR; encoded by the coding sequence ATGGCAACGGACACATCCAGCACCGATCTGGCAAGCGAACGCACGGATCTTGCGGAAGACCGCACCGAATGGGCCGAAGATCGAACGATCATGGCCAATGAACGAACATTTGCAGGCTGGATGCGCACCGGACTGGCGGCCGTCGGCATCGGCCTCGGTTTCAATGCCCTGTTCGGCAAGCTTGAACCGCCCTGGCTACCCAAGGCCATCGCCACCTTGTTCATGATCATCGGGATATTCATCTTCTGGGTCGCCCAGCGCAACGGGTGCGCCGTGCAAGACAGGCTCAACTCACACCAGGCCACTCCGGTGAAACCGATCAACATGCAGATCATTTCCGGCCTGATGGCATCCGGAGCCATCGCCTTGATTGTCGCCATCTGGACAATGAACTTCGACCGCTAA
- a CDS encoding mechanosensitive ion channel family protein — protein sequence MSLYRCILTALFLVAAIAPPATSLSVDFGARAQIPSAEQAEEPEPAINPVADGSDDVAIADRLRGIFREIEGLQDVAVSVDAGVVRLSGPIADTASAARAEAIAQRVSGVVTVESQFERDLSVGNNVEPVVDKFGDSLQSFLSALPLIGVAFLAAIVIGLLGHFLASRMGFWKRVTPNIFLAELISGFVRILFIMVGIFVGLDILNATALLGAVLGGAGVIGLAVGFALRDTVDNYMSSIMLSIRQPFRANDHVRVGDQEGRVVRLTSRATILMTLDGNHLRIPNATVFKAEILNFTRNPQRRFSFELGVDADDDPAAAIETGLRAINSQDFVLDDPEATAEIREVGDSNILIAFHGWIDQRDSDFKKARGAAIRVTKNALEESGFALPEPIYRLRFDNGPPQLKDLSGSLEATDGGGGKPGRVHAKEEFDVSPEDHVEKLVDSERSDDGSADLLDDQQPVE from the coding sequence ATGTCCCTGTATCGCTGTATCCTGACGGCCCTTTTTCTGGTCGCAGCCATCGCCCCGCCTGCCACCAGTCTTTCTGTCGATTTTGGGGCACGCGCCCAGATTCCGTCGGCCGAACAGGCGGAGGAGCCGGAGCCGGCTATCAATCCGGTGGCGGATGGCAGCGATGATGTCGCCATCGCGGACCGGCTGCGCGGTATCTTCCGGGAAATCGAGGGATTGCAGGATGTTGCTGTTTCGGTCGATGCCGGGGTCGTTCGTCTGTCCGGACCGATAGCCGACACGGCTTCGGCCGCCCGGGCAGAAGCCATTGCCCAGCGCGTGTCCGGTGTCGTTACGGTGGAGTCGCAGTTCGAACGGGATCTGTCGGTTGGCAATAACGTCGAACCGGTGGTCGATAAATTCGGCGACAGTTTGCAGAGCTTCCTGTCGGCTCTGCCGCTTATCGGGGTAGCGTTTCTCGCCGCCATAGTGATCGGCCTGCTGGGCCATTTCCTCGCTTCGCGCATGGGTTTCTGGAAACGCGTGACACCGAATATATTCCTGGCCGAGCTGATCTCCGGCTTTGTCCGCATCCTTTTCATCATGGTCGGAATATTCGTCGGCCTGGATATTCTCAACGCGACGGCACTGCTCGGCGCAGTGCTTGGCGGAGCCGGGGTGATCGGACTGGCGGTAGGATTTGCCCTGCGCGATACGGTCGACAATTACATGTCGAGCATCATGCTGAGCATTCGCCAGCCGTTTCGCGCCAATGACCATGTCCGGGTCGGGGATCAGGAGGGCCGGGTCGTGCGGCTGACCTCCCGGGCAACGATTCTGATGACCCTTGACGGAAACCATTTGCGCATTCCCAACGCCACGGTGTTCAAGGCGGAGATATTGAATTTTACGCGCAATCCCCAGCGCCGGTTCAGCTTTGAACTGGGCGTCGATGCGGACGATGATCCGGCGGCGGCCATCGAAACGGGGCTGCGGGCGATTAACAGTCAGGATTTTGTTCTCGACGACCCCGAAGCCACGGCGGAGATCAGGGAAGTCGGTGACTCCAATATATTGATCGCTTTTCACGGCTGGATCGACCAGCGCGACAGCGATTTCAAAAAGGCCCGCGGTGCGGCGATCCGCGTTACCAAAAACGCCCTGGAAGAATCCGGCTTCGCTTTGCCGGAGCCGATATACCGGTTGCGCTTTGATAACGGACCACCGCAGTTGAAGGACCTGAGCGGTTCGCTTGAGGCGACTGACGGGGGTGGTGGCAAGCCGGGCAGGGTCCATGCAAAAGAGGAATTTGATGTGTCTCCGGAGGATCATGTCGAAAAATTGGTCGATTCAGAACGGTCCGACGACGGTTCGGCCGACCTGCTCGATGACCAGCAGCCGGTGGAATAA
- a CDS encoding PA2169 family four-helix-bundle protein has protein sequence MTHNASTDILNDILETLIDSTHGYEKAAEIAERTTFKNFFSRRAASRRAMAAAVREEITKSGGTPESDGTILASAHRVFMNLSAALQDNDEAAIEAVETGEEYLRKKFEKALTQDDLSVSAKSLLRNYQGELRADGRLIDHLEEATS, from the coding sequence ATGACACATAACGCATCCACCGATATCTTGAATGATATTCTGGAGACACTGATCGATTCCACGCATGGCTACGAGAAAGCAGCCGAGATAGCGGAACGCACCACCTTCAAGAACTTCTTCTCCCGCCGCGCGGCTTCCCGCCGGGCAATGGCCGCTGCCGTTCGTGAGGAAATCACGAAATCCGGCGGTACACCGGAGAGCGATGGCACGATCCTGGCGTCGGCCCATCGCGTGTTCATGAACTTGAGCGCTGCCTTGCAGGACAATGACGAAGCCGCAATCGAGGCCGTCGAGACAGGCGAGGAATATCTGCGCAAGAAGTTCGAAAAGGCGCTGACGCAGGATGATCTTTCGGTTTCGGCCAAAAGCTTGCTGCGCAACTATCAAGGTGAATTGCGGGCCGACGGTCGGCTGATCGATCATCTCGAAGAGGCGACATCCTGA